A window of Zingiber officinale cultivar Zhangliang chromosome 5A, Zo_v1.1, whole genome shotgun sequence contains these coding sequences:
- the LOC121980615 gene encoding uncharacterized protein LOC121980615 — protein sequence MGMRSRAEAIISSIVPVHPHEISSLIHSASCFFFLLSAYFVILPLRDEGAISLGLENLPGLFVGSLILTLLAAPVSTLVFSLPNLSKARALVWIHRFFSVSLIIFFLLWHASSPRFFGSASKESEHSLKELNPKQDIHSSSWSNHGWFYVIVRISLFLWVALLNLVTISSTWARVIDVMDNESGSRLFGFIGAGATSGQLFGSLFAAGMAWIGPFLLLFSALLLELAAQSSKGIRHDVHTESTEFSTIREYVQDDNTLSNEETTALVMASPKSVTNIVKTQPFIMLEGLWLILSSTYLLCVSLFLWLGAVVSSFFYFQKVTIIATTAVGSIARRRLFALINSFIAVFILAGQLTLTGRILTVAGVTIAICSAPFVATLSMVALALQPTWVAVALTETVRKVTTYVVTRPGRELLFTVVSQDEKYKAKIFIDVIVQRLGDATAAGMYKLLFGSLSNRTSMASLYVLPLCFLWLAAAFHLGRRQTYLAKLQAASLSTSKTEQVPQ from the exons ATGGGAATGCGATCTCGCGCGGAGGCTATCATCTCCTCCATCGTCCCTGTGCATCCCCACGAAATCTCCTCGCTGATCCACTCTGCTTCCTGCTTCTTCTTC CTCTTGAGCGCGTATTTTGTGATTCTTCCCCTGCGCGACGAGGGGGCGATATCTCTGGGGCTGGAGAACCTCCCCGGTCTTTTCGTTGGATCTCTGATTCTGACGTTGCTTGCCGCTCCAGTGTCGACCCTCGTCTTTTCCCTGCCTAATCTCTCCAAAGCAAGG gcGTTGGTTTGGATACATAGGTTTTTTAGTGTATCCCTTATTATATTCTTCCTTCTTTGGCATGCTTCTTCTCCTAGATTTTTTGGTAGCGCCTCCAAG GAATCAGAGCATTCACTTAAAGAACTGAATCCTAAACAGGATATTCATTCAAGTAGTTGGAGTAACCATGGATGGTTCTATGTTATAGTTCGAATAAGCTTATTCTTATGG gTTGCGTTGCTTAATCTTGTGACAATATCATCAACTTGGGCAAGGGTGATAGATGTTATGGACAACGAG TCAGGTTCAAGACTATTTGGTTTCATTGGTGCTGGTGCTACATCAGGGCAACTTTTCGGATCACTCTTTGCAGCAGGCATGGCTTGGATAGGACCAT TTTTGCTCTTGTTCTCTGCCCTCTTGTTGGAGCTTGCTGCACAGTCATCAAAAGGAATACGTCATGATGTGCATACTGAATCTACAGAATTTTCAACCATTAG GGAATATGTGCAGGATGATAATACTTTGTCAAATGAAGAAACAACAGCTTTGGTCATGGCTTCTCCTAAATCAGTAACAAATATCGTGAAAACTCAGCCTTTCATAATGTTGGAAGGACTTTGGCTTATCTTATCTTCAACTTACCTTCTCTGTGTGTCTCTCTTTCTGTGGCTGGGTGCTGTTGTATCTTCCTTCTTCTATTTTCAG AAAGTGACAATCATCGCAACAACAGCTGTGGGGTCTATTGCTAGGAGAAGATTATTTGCACTAATTAACAGCTTCATTGCTGTATTTATTCTTGCTGGGCAACTTACTTTGACG GGTCGTATTCTGACAGTTGCTGGTGTTACTATAGCTATTTGCTCGGCGCCATTTGTAGCAACTTTGAGCATGGTTGCCCTTGCTTTACAGCCTACATGGGTAGCAGTTGCTCTCACTGAAACTGTTAGGAAG GTAACTACCTATGTGGTAACAAGACCTGGAAGGGAACTCCTATTCACTGTTGTATCACAGGATGAGAAATACAAAGCTAAG ATTTTCATAGATGTTATCGTCCAAAGACTCGGTGATGCAACTGCAGCTGGAATGTATAAATTGCTCTTTGGCAGCCTTAGCAACAGGACATCCATGGCCTCTCTCTATGTTTTACCC CTTTGTTTCCTCTGGCTAGCCGCAGCATTTCACTTGGGAAGGCGCCAAACTTACCTAGCTAAGCTGCAGGCTGCTTCCTTATCGACATCCAAAACTGAACAGGTGCCTCAGTAA